A window of Aeromicrobium sp. Root236 contains these coding sequences:
- a CDS encoding CatB-related O-acetyltransferase, whose translation MDEHTRGARHVQHIGSSRLFVEPPVRFLGPFVIRSKTHVGAFTEFGREVEAQAASLGRYCEVGPGSLLGATGHPTTWLSVSAFQYRSSTWGWHPSADANTVIDPEAGGRQSFRSVAGDQAVIGNDVWIGANVVVLRGVTIGDGAIIAANAVVTKDVPAYSIAGGIPAKVIRPRVPDGLRDELQALAWWRFSPNQLSGIPYDDPAEAVRQLRPKVDAGLEPYEPGFVEIRKPEPARRRRRWYVR comes from the coding sequence GTGGACGAGCACACCCGCGGCGCGAGGCACGTGCAGCACATCGGCTCGTCACGCCTGTTCGTCGAGCCACCCGTACGTTTCCTCGGCCCGTTCGTCATCCGCTCCAAGACCCACGTCGGCGCGTTCACGGAGTTCGGCCGTGAGGTCGAGGCGCAGGCCGCGTCGCTCGGCCGCTACTGCGAGGTCGGACCCGGCAGCCTGCTCGGCGCGACCGGCCACCCGACGACGTGGCTCAGTGTCTCGGCGTTCCAGTACCGCAGCTCGACGTGGGGCTGGCACCCGTCGGCCGACGCCAACACCGTCATCGATCCCGAAGCAGGTGGCCGGCAGTCGTTCCGCAGCGTCGCGGGCGACCAGGCCGTCATCGGCAACGACGTGTGGATCGGGGCCAACGTCGTGGTGCTGCGCGGCGTCACCATCGGCGACGGCGCGATCATCGCCGCGAACGCCGTCGTGACCAAGGACGTCCCGGCCTACTCGATCGCCGGCGGCATCCCGGCCAAGGTCATCCGCCCTCGTGTCCCCGACGGCCTGCGCGACGAGCTCCAGGCGCTCGCGTGGTGGCGGTTCTCCCCCAACCAGCTCAGCGGCATCCCGTACGACGATCCGGCCGAGGCCGTCCGCCAGCTGCGCCCCAAGGTCGACGCCGGCCTCGAGCCGTACGAGCCCGGGTTCGTCGAGATCCGCAAGCCGGAGCCGGCCAGGCGCAGACGGCGCTGGTACGTCCGCTAG
- a CDS encoding FAD-binding oxidoreductase: MQAPEHVVVVGAGMVGLSTAWFLQAEGVRVTVVDRVGVAAGSSWGNAGWLAPALTLPLPDPAILAGGIKATLKPSSPVYVPVSANPRLLRFLVDFARHCTAPKWRDAMSVFAEANRQAFDAFDEIAAGGLAEPTKAAEPFLAAFASEGDRDALLEEFDHVRELGVETPAELLDRDAVHALVPALGDAVTCGVRLRDQRFINPGRYVNALADAVRERGAEIRTGVDVRDLTESASGVRLDVAGGDALTADAVVIATGTWLGSLARDVGVKTIVQAGRGYSFTVQPEQMPSGPMYFPAQRVACTPLGDGLRVAGMMEFRKPGAPLDPRRVRAIIDAATPMLTGVDWDARTDEWVGSRPCTADGLPLIGRTKSSRVFVSGGHGMWGIALGPLSGKLLAAQVARGETSSLLSRFDPLR, translated from the coding sequence ATGCAGGCTCCGGAGCACGTCGTCGTGGTGGGTGCCGGCATGGTCGGGCTGTCGACGGCCTGGTTCCTGCAGGCCGAGGGTGTACGTGTGACGGTCGTCGACCGGGTCGGGGTCGCCGCGGGCTCGTCGTGGGGCAATGCCGGATGGCTTGCCCCGGCGTTGACCTTGCCCCTGCCCGACCCGGCGATCCTGGCCGGTGGCATCAAGGCGACGCTCAAGCCGTCGTCGCCCGTCTACGTGCCGGTCAGCGCCAATCCGCGGCTCCTCAGGTTCCTCGTCGACTTCGCCCGGCACTGCACGGCGCCGAAGTGGCGCGACGCGATGAGTGTGTTCGCCGAGGCCAACCGGCAGGCGTTCGACGCATTCGACGAGATCGCGGCCGGTGGGCTCGCGGAGCCGACCAAGGCCGCCGAGCCGTTCCTCGCCGCGTTCGCCTCCGAGGGCGACCGGGACGCGCTGCTCGAGGAGTTCGACCACGTACGGGAGCTGGGCGTCGAGACCCCGGCCGAGCTGCTCGACCGCGACGCGGTGCACGCGTTGGTGCCGGCGCTCGGCGACGCGGTGACGTGTGGCGTACGCCTGAGGGACCAGCGGTTCATCAACCCCGGCCGCTACGTCAACGCGCTCGCCGACGCCGTGCGCGAGCGGGGCGCCGAGATCCGCACCGGCGTCGACGTGCGCGACCTCACGGAGTCGGCGTCGGGCGTACGTCTCGACGTAGCCGGCGGGGACGCGTTGACCGCCGACGCCGTCGTGATCGCGACCGGCACGTGGCTCGGCTCGCTCGCGCGCGACGTCGGGGTCAAGACGATCGTGCAGGCCGGCCGCGGCTACAGCTTCACGGTGCAGCCCGAGCAGATGCCCAGCGGACCGATGTACTTCCCGGCGCAGCGGGTCGCGTGCACACCGCTCGGCGACGGGCTGCGGGTCGCGGGAATGATGGAGTTCCGCAAGCCCGGCGCGCCGCTCGATCCGCGGCGCGTGAGGGCGATCATCGACGCGGCCACCCCGATGCTGACCGGCGTCGACTGGGACGCGCGCACGGATGAATGGGTCGGCTCGCGGCCGTGCACCGCCGACGGGCTGCCGCTCATCGGGCGTACGAAGTCGTCACGTGTGTTCGTGTCCGGCGGGCACGGCATGTGGGGCATCGCGTTGGGTCCGCTCAGCGGCAAGCTGCTCGCCGCCCAGGTGGCCCGCGGCGAGACATCGAGCCTGCTGTCGAGGTTCGACCCCTTGCGCTGA
- a CDS encoding Pr6Pr family membrane protein, whose protein sequence is MIRLWHGVIAVLAAFALIGQTILTVDRDRSLVNLFSYFTVESNLLVVVAAALVAAQPDRGGTAFGILRLGSLVAITITGIVYATILAGNGAFTGIEWWYDKIFHYVVPVLSVIGFALFRPRTRLDRSALWFLVWPLAWLAYTLVRAGVSDPSYAVTSDRRAPVPYDFLDVDRHGGWAVAIASLVVLLLALGLAWGYLRLSRHGISA, encoded by the coding sequence GTGATCCGACTCTGGCACGGCGTGATCGCGGTCCTGGCTGCGTTCGCGCTCATCGGGCAGACCATCCTGACGGTCGACCGCGACCGGTCGCTGGTCAATCTCTTCAGCTACTTCACGGTCGAGTCCAACCTCCTCGTGGTGGTCGCGGCGGCGCTGGTCGCGGCGCAGCCCGACCGCGGCGGCACGGCGTTCGGGATCCTTCGCCTCGGCAGCCTGGTGGCGATCACGATCACCGGGATCGTCTACGCGACGATCCTGGCCGGCAACGGCGCCTTCACGGGCATCGAGTGGTGGTACGACAAGATCTTCCACTACGTCGTGCCCGTGCTCTCGGTGATCGGCTTCGCGCTGTTCCGTCCCCGCACGCGCCTCGACCGAAGCGCCCTGTGGTTCCTGGTCTGGCCGCTGGCCTGGTTGGCCTACACGCTGGTGCGGGCCGGGGTGTCGGACCCGTCCTACGCCGTGACGAGCGACCGCCGGGCCCCGGTGCCGTACGACTTCCTGGACGTCGATCGACATGGTGGCTGGGCCGTCGCGATCGCGAGCCTCGTGGTGCTGCTCCTGGCGCTCGGCCTGGCGTGGGGCTACCTGCGGCTGAGCCGCCACGGCATCAGCGCCTGA
- a CDS encoding cache domain-containing protein — MKVQTAELSSCVETVETYFHGILDELEAMRTLLVDLFDRGPVDSAVARARIEPNVRRFLSTTDIVGAGYVAARGALSDEALYLAWWQGDDQQLLAESDAPGTGDPLDYTRHPWFRTPERTGRSYVTGPYVDFVCTDEYVMTSTAPVLSRGRMVGVVGADTLVETLEGLLLPAMRSADATLVNDQGRTVVSADPHLATGNLVDLSAYAEVLPCRDLPMSVVRR, encoded by the coding sequence ATGAAGGTCCAGACCGCAGAGCTCTCCTCGTGCGTCGAGACCGTCGAGACCTACTTCCACGGCATCCTCGACGAGCTCGAGGCGATGCGCACCCTCCTCGTCGACCTGTTCGACCGGGGACCCGTCGACTCCGCCGTCGCCCGTGCGCGCATCGAGCCGAACGTCCGCCGGTTCCTGAGCACGACCGACATCGTCGGCGCCGGCTACGTCGCGGCCCGCGGCGCCCTCAGCGACGAGGCGCTCTACCTCGCCTGGTGGCAGGGCGACGACCAGCAGCTGCTGGCCGAGTCGGACGCACCGGGCACGGGCGACCCGCTCGACTACACGCGGCACCCGTGGTTCCGCACGCCAGAACGTACGGGCCGGTCCTACGTCACCGGGCCCTACGTCGACTTCGTGTGCACCGACGAGTACGTCATGACGTCGACCGCCCCGGTCCTCTCACGCGGGCGGATGGTGGGCGTCGTCGGCGCCGACACGCTCGTCGAGACGCTCGAGGGCCTGCTCCTGCCGGCCATGCGATCCGCCGACGCGACGCTCGTCAACGACCAAGGACGCACCGTCGTCTCCGCCGATCCGCATCTCGCGACCGGCAACCTGGTCGACCTGTCGGCGTACGCCGAGGTCCTGCCGTGCCGCGACCTGCCGATGTCGGTCGTCAGGCGCTGA
- a CDS encoding FadR/GntR family transcriptional regulator, with protein MATVRRPATRARSAIFAPIGDEGRAVRVENRLAEAIRSGVLADGERLPSEPELAAMLGVATVTAREALVALRAQGLVTTTRGRGGGSFVTRPEPTGEAELGSRLASMSRVELRDRGTIYGVILAGCAELAAERADATDVEGLHGLLLDPAEPDIGLWRHADSELYLSIAALTQSARMTREVVRLEADFGALLRLPLSDPAFRTHTASRHRALVAAIEAHAPDEARHCVRAHVADALERLADLHAAVP; from the coding sequence GTGGCGACTGTGCGACGACCGGCCACCCGTGCCCGCTCGGCGATCTTCGCTCCGATCGGGGACGAGGGACGTGCCGTGCGTGTGGAGAACCGGCTCGCGGAGGCGATCCGGTCGGGCGTCCTCGCCGACGGTGAGCGACTCCCCAGCGAGCCCGAGCTCGCCGCGATGCTCGGCGTCGCGACCGTCACGGCGCGCGAGGCGCTCGTCGCGCTACGGGCGCAAGGCCTCGTCACGACGACCCGTGGCCGTGGTGGCGGCAGCTTCGTCACCCGACCCGAGCCGACCGGTGAGGCCGAGCTCGGCAGCCGGCTCGCGTCGATGTCCCGCGTCGAGCTGCGCGACCGCGGCACGATCTACGGCGTCATCCTCGCCGGTTGCGCCGAGCTCGCCGCCGAACGGGCGGACGCCACCGATGTCGAGGGCCTCCACGGGCTGCTGCTCGACCCGGCCGAGCCCGACATCGGGCTGTGGCGGCACGCCGACTCCGAGCTCTATCTCTCGATCGCGGCCCTGACCCAGTCCGCCCGCATGACGCGGGAGGTCGTACGTCTCGAGGCCGACTTCGGCGCCCTGTTGAGGCTCCCGCTGTCCGACCCGGCCTTCCGCACGCACACCGCCTCCCGGCACCGCGCGCTGGTCGCCGCGATCGAGGCGCACGCCCCCGACGAGGCGCGACACTGTGTCCGTGCGCACGTCGCAGATGCCCTGGAAAGACTGGCCGATCTCCATGCGGCGGTGCCATGA
- a CDS encoding ABC transporter ATP-binding protein: MAVSTSAGTRASVDAPGGTAISLRNLSKHFGDVKAVDGVDLDIADGEFFSMLGPSGSGKTTVLRLIAGFEQATEGTIQLAGEDVTAKPPFDRDVNTVFQDYALFPHMSVLDNVAYGLRVRGVKKAARRQQAEEALATVQLAHLGSRRPGQLSGGQRQRVALARSIVVRPKVLLLDEPLGALDLKLREQMQVELKQLQRNLGITFVFVTHDQEEALTLSDRVAVFSEGRIVQLGTPQEIYEQPSSEYVAKFVGTSNIFDSDTSARLLGREGTHALRPEKVTLRPSGSAVPDERTIRAEGVITESIYLGTGHRIHVRLHDGTGIVVLEQSTGGKADEQRGDEVLATWSVDDLVPLA, encoded by the coding sequence ATGGCCGTCAGCACCTCCGCCGGAACCAGGGCGAGCGTGGACGCTCCCGGAGGAACGGCGATCTCGCTGCGGAACCTCAGCAAGCACTTCGGTGACGTCAAGGCCGTCGACGGCGTCGACCTCGACATCGCGGACGGCGAGTTCTTCTCGATGCTGGGCCCTTCAGGCTCGGGCAAGACCACCGTGCTGCGACTCATCGCCGGTTTCGAGCAGGCGACCGAGGGCACGATCCAGCTCGCCGGCGAGGACGTCACCGCCAAGCCGCCGTTCGACCGGGACGTCAACACGGTGTTCCAGGACTACGCGCTGTTCCCGCACATGAGCGTGCTCGACAACGTGGCGTACGGGCTGCGGGTCCGTGGGGTCAAGAAGGCCGCCCGTCGCCAGCAGGCCGAGGAGGCCCTCGCGACCGTGCAGCTGGCGCACCTCGGCAGCCGTCGGCCCGGCCAGCTGTCGGGCGGCCAGCGTCAACGCGTGGCCCTGGCCCGCTCGATCGTCGTACGCCCCAAGGTCCTGCTGCTCGACGAGCCGCTCGGCGCGCTCGACCTGAAGCTCCGTGAGCAGATGCAGGTCGAGCTCAAGCAGCTGCAGCGCAACCTCGGCATCACGTTCGTCTTCGTGACCCATGACCAGGAGGAAGCCCTGACGTTGAGCGATCGCGTCGCGGTGTTCAGCGAGGGCCGCATCGTCCAGCTCGGCACGCCGCAGGAGATCTACGAGCAGCCGTCGTCGGAGTACGTCGCCAAGTTCGTCGGCACGTCCAACATCTTCGACAGCGACACGTCCGCGCGGTTGCTGGGGCGTGAGGGCACGCACGCCCTTCGGCCCGAGAAGGTCACGCTGCGCCCGTCGGGCTCGGCCGTCCCGGACGAGCGGACCATCCGCGCCGAGGGCGTCATCACGGAGTCGATCTATCTCGGCACCGGTCACCGCATCCACGTACGCCTGCACGACGGCACGGGGATCGTCGTGCTCGAGCAGAGCACCGGCGGCAAGGCCGACGAGCAGCGTGGCGACGAGGTCCTCGCCACCTGGTCCGTCGACGACCTCGTACCCCTCGCCTGA
- a CDS encoding ABC transporter substrate-binding protein, protein MRITTRRRKAAGALLATSALVVLAACGGSDSEGGKAVEKLGKTEGKVSILAWPGYVEDGSNDPKVDWVSDFEKQTKCQVTSKTYGTSDEAFNLAKTGDYDVVVASGDLTARMVASKEATEVNTDLIPNYAKVYDFLKDQEWNTFDGKHYGVPHGYGANLLMYNEDEVSPAPTSWSAVFEPGEMSKYKGKITSYDSPIYIADAALYLMKTKPELKIENPYALDEKQFDAAVDLLKEQRKNVGEYWSDYLKEISAFETGDSVIGTTWQVIVNSVEKAKVKAILPEEGATGWSDTWMISSKAKHPNCAYKWLDYIESPKANAQATEYFGEAPNSAEACDFASDPGFCETYKAGDKEFASKLWYWRTPVAECLDGRDVTCMDYSQWTKAWTEIKG, encoded by the coding sequence ATGAGAATCACCACCCGCAGGAGGAAGGCCGCAGGGGCCTTGCTCGCCACCAGCGCGCTCGTCGTGCTCGCCGCGTGCGGCGGCAGCGACTCCGAGGGCGGCAAGGCCGTCGAGAAGCTCGGCAAGACCGAGGGCAAGGTCTCGATCCTGGCGTGGCCCGGCTACGTCGAGGACGGCAGCAACGACCCCAAGGTCGACTGGGTCAGCGACTTCGAGAAGCAGACCAAGTGCCAGGTCACCAGCAAGACGTACGGCACCTCGGACGAGGCGTTCAACCTGGCCAAGACCGGTGACTACGACGTCGTGGTGGCGTCGGGTGACCTCACCGCCCGCATGGTCGCGTCCAAGGAGGCGACCGAGGTCAACACCGACCTGATCCCCAACTACGCCAAGGTCTACGACTTCCTCAAGGACCAGGAGTGGAACACGTTCGACGGCAAGCACTACGGCGTGCCGCACGGCTACGGCGCCAACCTCCTGATGTACAACGAGGACGAGGTCTCACCGGCCCCGACCTCGTGGTCCGCGGTGTTCGAGCCCGGCGAGATGTCGAAGTACAAGGGCAAGATCACGTCGTACGACTCGCCGATCTACATCGCCGACGCTGCGCTCTACCTCATGAAGACCAAGCCCGAGCTCAAGATCGAGAACCCGTACGCGCTTGACGAGAAGCAGTTCGACGCGGCCGTCGACCTGCTCAAGGAGCAGCGCAAGAACGTGGGCGAGTACTGGTCGGACTACCTGAAGGAGATCTCCGCGTTCGAGACCGGCGACTCGGTCATCGGCACGACGTGGCAGGTCATCGTCAACTCGGTCGAGAAGGCCAAGGTCAAGGCGATCCTGCCCGAGGAGGGCGCGACCGGCTGGTCGGACACCTGGATGATCTCGTCCAAGGCCAAGCACCCCAACTGCGCCTACAAGTGGCTCGACTACATCGAGTCGCCCAAGGCCAACGCTCAGGCCACCGAGTACTTCGGCGAGGCGCCGAACAGCGCCGAGGCGTGCGACTTCGCGAGTGACCCGGGCTTCTGCGAGACGTACAAGGCCGGCGACAAGGAGTTCGCGTCGAAGCTCTGGTACTGGCGCACGCCGGTCGCGGAGTGCCTCGACGGCCGTGACGTCACGTGCATGGACTACTCGCAGTGGACCAAGGCCTGGACCGAGATCAAGGGCTAG
- a CDS encoding ABC transporter permease produces the protein MSVDAARAAVPPPRGTAAWRISSSLSARPRARLGLLLAAPLTWLVLVYVVALAALLVSALWTVDSFTGELNRSLTLDNLKEITTESLYRTVTLRTIGVAALVTVVDIVIALPIAFYMAKLASRRMQRILVIAVLTPLWASYLVKAFAWRSVLSDGGIFQWAASRIGLDTPGYGLTAVVITQAYIWLPYVILPIFAGLERVPNSLLDASGDLGASTWQTMRTIVFPMLTPAIIAGSIFSFSLTLGDYITVNIVGGANQMLGNLVYTNVGAANNLPLAAAIALIPIVIMIGYLTAVRRTGALENL, from the coding sequence ATGTCGGTCGACGCCGCTCGCGCAGCCGTCCCCCCACCGCGGGGGACGGCCGCGTGGCGCATCTCCTCGTCCCTGAGCGCCAGGCCGCGGGCACGTCTCGGGCTGCTGCTCGCCGCCCCGCTCACCTGGCTCGTCCTGGTGTACGTCGTCGCGCTCGCGGCCCTGCTCGTCTCGGCGCTCTGGACCGTCGACAGCTTCACCGGCGAGCTCAACCGCAGCCTGACGCTCGACAACCTCAAGGAGATCACGACCGAGTCGCTCTATCGCACCGTCACGTTGCGCACGATCGGTGTCGCGGCGCTGGTGACGGTCGTCGACATCGTCATCGCGCTGCCGATCGCGTTCTACATGGCCAAGCTCGCGTCGAGGCGGATGCAGCGGATCCTCGTGATCGCGGTGCTGACGCCGCTCTGGGCCAGCTATCTCGTCAAGGCGTTCGCCTGGCGTTCGGTCCTGTCCGACGGCGGCATCTTCCAGTGGGCCGCCAGCCGCATCGGCCTCGACACCCCCGGCTACGGGTTGACCGCGGTCGTCATCACGCAGGCGTACATCTGGCTCCCGTACGTCATCCTGCCCATCTTCGCGGGGCTCGAGCGGGTGCCGAACTCGCTGCTCGACGCGTCCGGCGACCTCGGGGCATCGACGTGGCAGACGATGCGCACGATCGTGTTCCCGATGCTAACGCCGGCGATCATCGCCGGATCGATCTTCAGCTTCTCGCTGACGCTGGGCGACTACATCACGGTCAACATCGTCGGCGGCGCCAACCAGATGCTCGGCAACCTCGTCTACACCAACGTCGGCGCGGCCAACAACCTCCCGCTGGCGGCGGCGATCGCGCTGATCCCCATCGTCATCATGATCGGCTACCTGACGGCGGTCCGCCGTACGGGCGCCCTCGAGAACCTCTAG
- a CDS encoding ABC transporter permease: MILSASLRRLLAALTGLILLVMYLPLAVVVLNSFNTSRSLTWPPPGLTFDWWQRAFHSAGARDAVATSVEVALASTAIALVLGTLLSLALQRHDFFGKSSVNLLVILPIALPGIVTGIALNNAFRGVLSLQLSIMTVIVAHATFCIVTVFNNVQARLRRMGGNFEEASADLGAGVWTTFRLVTFPQLRSALLAGGLLAFALSFDEIIVTTFTAGAGVKTLPLWILDNLFRPNQAPIVNVVAVVLILLSVVPIWLAQKISGDTEALR; the protein is encoded by the coding sequence ATGATCCTGAGCGCATCCCTCCGACGCCTGCTGGCGGCGCTGACCGGCCTGATCCTGCTGGTGATGTACCTGCCGCTCGCGGTCGTGGTGCTCAACTCGTTCAACACGAGCCGTTCGCTGACCTGGCCACCGCCGGGGCTCACGTTCGACTGGTGGCAGCGCGCGTTCCACAGCGCCGGTGCCCGCGACGCCGTCGCCACGAGCGTCGAGGTCGCCCTCGCGTCGACCGCGATCGCGCTCGTGCTGGGCACGCTGCTCTCGCTTGCGCTGCAGCGACACGACTTCTTCGGCAAGAGCTCGGTCAACCTGCTGGTGATCCTGCCGATCGCGCTGCCCGGCATCGTCACCGGCATCGCGCTCAACAACGCGTTCCGCGGCGTGCTCAGCCTGCAGCTGTCGATCATGACGGTGATCGTCGCCCACGCGACGTTCTGCATCGTCACGGTGTTCAACAACGTGCAGGCCAGGCTGCGGCGCATGGGCGGCAACTTCGAGGAGGCGTCGGCCGACCTCGGAGCCGGGGTCTGGACGACGTTCCGCCTCGTGACGTTCCCGCAGCTGAGGTCGGCCCTGCTGGCGGGTGGCCTGCTGGCGTTCGCCCTCAGCTTCGACGAGATCATCGTGACGACCTTCACCGCCGGCGCGGGGGTCAAGACCTTGCCCCTCTGGATCCTCGACAACCTCTTCCGGCCCAACCAGGCGCCGATCGTCAACGTCGTGGCCGTCGTCCTGATCCTGCTGTCGGTCGTGCCGATCTGGCTCGCCCAGAAGATCAGCGGCGACACCGAGGCCCTCAGGTAG
- a CDS encoding NAD-dependent succinate-semialdehyde dehydrogenase produces MTTTSGPAYQVVNPATGDVVETFETASDADIEQAISAATRAYASWKDVPITERGEIVKKVAALFAERADELAAIANEEMGKPLGEGVEEAEFCQSIFDYFATEGPTLAADQPIKTFSGGKAVVQKLPVGPLLGIMPWNFPYYQIARFAAPNLMLGNTILLKHAESVPKSALAVEQIMKEAGVPEGAYVNVFASHEQIETIISDPRIQGVSLTGSERAGAVVAALAGKNLKKCVLELGGSDPMIVLDSDKLDEVVDNAWDFRMYNTGQACNSNKRMIVMDDLFDDFVAKLTEKALAIDSFSPLSSRRAAEAIAEQVDDAVSKGATLHAGGVLSDGPDAHYTPAVLTGVTKEMRAYSEELFGPVAVVYKVGSDEEALELANDTQYGLGGAVFSADPERAATIAQRLEVGMANVNSTAGEGAEIPFGGVKRSGFGRELGPLGMDEFVNKRMFFIAD; encoded by the coding sequence ATGACCACGACATCAGGACCCGCCTACCAGGTCGTCAACCCCGCGACGGGCGACGTCGTCGAGACGTTCGAGACCGCGTCGGACGCCGACATCGAGCAGGCGATCTCGGCGGCGACCCGGGCGTACGCGTCGTGGAAGGACGTGCCGATCACCGAGCGCGGCGAGATCGTCAAGAAGGTCGCGGCGCTGTTCGCCGAGCGGGCCGACGAGCTCGCGGCGATCGCGAACGAGGAGATGGGCAAGCCACTCGGTGAGGGCGTCGAGGAGGCCGAGTTCTGCCAGTCGATCTTCGACTACTTCGCGACCGAGGGCCCGACGCTCGCCGCCGACCAGCCGATCAAGACGTTCTCGGGCGGCAAGGCCGTCGTGCAGAAGCTCCCGGTCGGACCGCTGCTCGGCATCATGCCGTGGAACTTCCCCTACTACCAGATCGCCCGGTTCGCGGCGCCCAACCTGATGCTGGGCAACACGATCCTCCTCAAGCACGCCGAGTCGGTGCCGAAGTCGGCGCTCGCCGTCGAGCAGATCATGAAGGAGGCCGGGGTGCCCGAGGGTGCGTACGTCAACGTGTTCGCCTCGCACGAGCAGATCGAGACGATCATCAGCGACCCGCGCATCCAGGGCGTCTCGCTGACCGGGTCCGAGCGCGCGGGCGCCGTCGTCGCCGCCCTTGCCGGCAAGAACCTCAAGAAGTGCGTGCTCGAGCTCGGCGGCTCCGACCCCATGATCGTGCTCGACAGCGACAAGCTCGACGAGGTCGTCGATAACGCGTGGGACTTCCGGATGTACAACACCGGCCAGGCCTGCAACTCCAACAAGCGCATGATCGTCATGGACGACCTGTTCGACGACTTCGTGGCCAAGCTGACCGAGAAGGCGCTCGCCATCGACTCGTTCTCGCCGCTCTCGTCCCGCCGGGCCGCCGAGGCCATCGCCGAGCAGGTCGACGACGCCGTGAGCAAGGGCGCGACGCTGCACGCGGGCGGCGTCCTGAGCGACGGGCCCGACGCGCACTACACGCCCGCCGTCCTGACCGGCGTCACCAAGGAGATGCGGGCCTACAGCGAGGAGCTGTTCGGCCCCGTCGCGGTCGTCTACAAGGTCGGCAGCGACGAGGAGGCCCTCGAGCTCGCCAACGACACGCAGTACGGCCTGGGTGGCGCCGTGTTCAGTGCCGATCCGGAGCGTGCCGCCACGATCGCGCAGCGCCTCGAGGTCGGCATGGCCAACGTCAACTCCACGGCCGGCGAGGGTGCGGAGATCCCGTTCGGCGGCGTCAAGCGCTCCGGCTTCGGCCGCGAGCTCGGCCCGCTCGGCATGGACGAGTTCGTCAACAAGCGGATGTTCTTCATCGCCGACTGA